Part of the Bacteroidales bacterium genome is shown below.
TTTAGCTTTTTAAGGCGTAGGCTTTGTTCGTAGCCTTCGTTAATAAAAACTGCATTCAGGTTTTCAAGATTTACCAGACAAACCAATTGACTTACATTGGCATAATCACGGATATTACCTTTTTTATCTGGGTTTTCTTCTCGCCATTTCTTTGCGGTTTTTCCAAACAGAGCCATATTCAATACATCGGCTTCGTTGGCATAAACAAAACTTGTCTGCGTAGGAGTAAGATTTTCGGGTATCAGATTTTCTTTTACTGCATCGGTATGGATTCGGTAGTTAATTTTTGTAAGTTGTCTCTTTACATCCCATTCCAATTCCTTAGCTTCTGCTATTTTTAAGCGTTGAAATTCTTTAATCAGATAAAGTTCAAACTCAACAGAAATCCAGCTGGCAAATTTAAAAGCAATATCTTTATGTGCATAAGTTCCGCCATATCTACCCGATTTAACGATAAAACCCTTGGCATTTGTTGTTTCAGCCCATTTTTTAGCTGAAAGCGTAAAAGCATTTAAACCGGCTTGCTTTCTAAACCCCTCGAATTCGAGGGGTTTAAAATCGGGGTTATAAAGCGACTCCCAAATTC
Proteins encoded:
- a CDS encoding KilA-N domain-containing protein, which encodes MSKKNKKIEVKGHEITVFYTKEQDFISLTDIAKHKSDDPSAVIGNWMRNRNTIEFLGIWESLYNPDFKPLEFEGFRKQAGLNAFTLSAKKWAETTNAKGFIVKSGRYGGTYAHKDIAFKFASWISVEFELYLIKEFQRLKIAEAKELEWDVKRQLTKINYRIHTDAVKENLIPENLTPTQTSFVYANEADVLNMALFGKTAKKWREENPDKKGNIRDYANVSQLVCLVNLENLNAVFINEGYEQSLRLKKLNQIAIQQMKILVENTSVEMLNDLPASAGQAGKNGGGDE